Proteins co-encoded in one Symmachiella macrocystis genomic window:
- the acpS gene encoding holo-ACP synthase produces MNILGIGTDITEIVRIGRMIERHGEVFLNRVYTENEIQYCQRRKEYLQHYAARWAAKEAVMKTLGTGWVRGMSWRDIEVSNHKSGRPDILMSGGAKEVADSLGVTQVMVTLSHCRAYATATAIAVQG; encoded by the coding sequence ATGAACATCTTGGGCATTGGAACGGACATTACGGAGATCGTGCGGATTGGGCGCATGATCGAGCGGCACGGTGAGGTGTTTTTGAATCGCGTTTATACCGAAAACGAAATTCAATATTGCCAGCGCCGCAAAGAATACCTGCAGCACTATGCCGCGCGGTGGGCGGCTAAAGAAGCTGTGATGAAAACACTCGGCACCGGTTGGGTCCGCGGTATGAGTTGGCGGGACATCGAAGTCAGCAACCATAAGTCCGGTCGACCGGACATTCTCATGAGTGGCGGCGCGAAAGAAGTCGCCGACAGCCTCGGCGTGACGCAAGTGATGGTGACGCTCTCCCACTGCCGAGCCTATGCCACAGCCACGGCAATAGCCGTGCAAGGTTAA
- the prpB gene encoding methylisocitrate lyase, whose protein sequence is MTTTPGARFRQAYENSPIMIPGVFNALVARMAQQAGFAAAYQSGAALSAGLAAVPDVGLISLTEFVDQGRYLAQAVDIPVISDADTGFGEALSVERTVHCFESAGIAGIHLEDQQLPKRCGHLSGKTLVSELEMAGKIKAAATARNDPSFVLIARTDARATEGFDAAVSRARAYVEAGADMIFPEALQTPEEFAQFAEAVEVPLMANMTEYGKSPLLSFTELSQIGYRAVLFPVSMFRIAMNAVESGLRELAAEGTQQGLLDRMQTRSKLYELLEYEGYDQRDRSYFGGSATE, encoded by the coding sequence ATGACAACAACTCCCGGCGCGCGATTTCGACAGGCCTATGAAAACAGTCCGATCATGATTCCCGGCGTGTTCAATGCGCTGGTCGCGCGGATGGCGCAGCAGGCAGGTTTTGCAGCGGCTTACCAATCCGGTGCTGCCCTGTCGGCGGGATTGGCGGCGGTGCCGGATGTCGGTTTGATTTCGCTGACAGAGTTCGTCGATCAAGGCCGTTACTTAGCGCAGGCGGTCGACATACCGGTGATTTCCGACGCCGATACCGGGTTCGGCGAAGCACTCTCCGTGGAGCGGACCGTGCACTGCTTTGAGTCGGCAGGGATTGCCGGAATTCATCTGGAAGACCAACAACTCCCCAAACGCTGCGGACACCTAAGTGGCAAAACGTTGGTGAGCGAGCTAGAGATGGCAGGTAAAATTAAAGCAGCCGCAACGGCCCGCAATGATCCGTCGTTCGTGCTGATTGCCCGGACCGATGCCCGGGCTACCGAAGGATTTGATGCGGCAGTCTCCCGCGCACGCGCCTATGTCGAAGCGGGGGCCGATATGATTTTCCCCGAAGCACTGCAAACGCCGGAAGAATTTGCCCAATTTGCCGAAGCGGTCGAAGTCCCTTTAATGGCCAATATGACGGAGTATGGCAAGAGTCCACTGTTGTCGTTCACAGAATTATCACAAATCGGGTATCGGGCGGTGCTATTTCCCGTCTCGATGTTCCGTATTGCCATGAATGCGGTCGAATCGGGACTGCGGGAATTGGCTGCGGAGGGTACGCAACAGGGACTGTTGGACCGGATGCAAACGCGGTCAAAGCTTTATGAACTTTTGGAGTACGAGGGTTACGATCAACGGGATCGCTCTTACTTCGGCGGTTCGGCGACGGAATAA
- the metX gene encoding homoserine O-acetyltransferase MetX codes for MSTEDSPHKDADERSVGLVSTQYVDLFAPPQSLKVAEGNLLGPVHVAYETYGTLSEKRDNAIFVCHALTGDAHVAGRHSAKDEKTGWWDELIGPGKGLDTNKYFVICANVLGGCQGTTGPLSPKPGTETPYALEFPFVTIGDMVEVHAALVRHLGIERLLGAIGGSLGGMQALEWAARFPDMLRTAVILASGPRLSAQGIAFNAVGRRAIVTDPHFYKGNYYNQDDDPHFGLALARMVAHITYLSEASIEKKFGRRLQHSDQFAYELMRETEFQIESYLHHQGKRFVERFDANSYLYLTRAMDYFDLAKAYGSLPEAFSATQSRFLVTSYTTDWLFPIAQSREIVSALIQARRHVTAVELESPYGHDSFLLEVDQLEEMLKPFLAEAYAAN; via the coding sequence ATGAGCACTGAAGATTCTCCACACAAAGACGCCGATGAGCGGTCGGTCGGTCTGGTCTCGACGCAGTATGTCGACCTGTTTGCCCCCCCGCAAAGCCTGAAGGTGGCCGAAGGGAACCTTCTGGGGCCGGTCCATGTCGCCTATGAGACCTATGGCACACTGTCGGAAAAACGGGACAACGCGATCTTTGTCTGCCATGCTTTGACCGGCGATGCCCACGTGGCGGGACGGCATTCGGCCAAGGATGAGAAAACCGGTTGGTGGGATGAATTGATTGGACCTGGCAAGGGCCTGGATACCAACAAGTATTTTGTGATCTGCGCGAATGTACTGGGTGGCTGCCAAGGGACGACCGGGCCGCTCTCCCCTAAACCGGGCACGGAGACCCCTTATGCTTTGGAGTTTCCGTTTGTCACGATTGGCGACATGGTCGAGGTGCACGCCGCCCTGGTCCGGCATTTGGGCATCGAGCGGTTGCTGGGAGCAATCGGCGGCAGTCTGGGCGGGATGCAAGCCTTGGAATGGGCCGCGCGTTTTCCCGACATGTTACGCACGGCGGTCATATTAGCATCCGGTCCGCGACTCTCGGCACAAGGCATCGCCTTCAATGCAGTCGGGCGACGGGCGATTGTGACGGATCCGCATTTCTACAAAGGCAACTATTACAATCAGGACGATGATCCACATTTTGGACTCGCACTGGCGCGGATGGTGGCGCATATCACGTACTTGTCCGAAGCTTCCATCGAAAAGAAATTCGGCCGCCGCCTGCAACACAGCGACCAGTTCGCCTATGAATTGATGCGCGAAACAGAATTCCAAATCGAAAGCTACCTGCATCACCAGGGAAAACGCTTTGTCGAGCGGTTCGACGCCAACAGCTATTTGTACCTGACACGGGCGATGGACTACTTTGATTTGGCCAAAGCCTACGGCTCATTGCCCGAAGCTTTTTCCGCCACACAGTCACGGTTTTTAGTAACAAGCTACACGACCGATTGGTTGTTCCCGATCGCGCAAAGCCGCGAAATCGTCAGCGCCTTGATTCAGGCGCGGCGGCATGTGACAGCCGTGGAACTCGAAAGCCCCTACGGTCACGATTCATTCTTATTAGAAGTCGACCAACTGGAAGAGATGCTCAAACCATTTTTGGCCGAAGCGTATGCCGCCAATTGA
- the metW gene encoding methionine biosynthesis protein MetW, whose protein sequence is MSTSRTKEKRRYKMPNPSAALTDRVIMEHIDEGSRVLDLGCGDGLLLSELRRIKSAEILGVEMSRRAMIQCMTAGVPVIQADLDLGLEAFPSQSFDFAVLSQTLQQVRHPHVILEEMLRVANRALVVVPNYGHWRVRWNQLLWGRAPVSSSERYQWYNTPNLHLMSMPDFRDLVDVVEARIVKELAIIRGRAVEQAWAANVRADSAVYILERKSADAHAPMP, encoded by the coding sequence ATGTCCACAAGTCGAACTAAAGAAAAACGCCGCTACAAGATGCCGAATCCGTCGGCCGCGCTGACGGACCGTGTGATCATGGAGCACATCGACGAGGGGAGTCGAGTGTTGGACTTGGGGTGCGGGGATGGACTATTGCTCTCCGAATTGCGGCGGATCAAAAGTGCTGAGATTTTGGGCGTAGAAATGAGCCGCCGGGCGATGATCCAATGCATGACCGCCGGCGTGCCGGTCATCCAGGCCGACTTGGATCTCGGGTTGGAGGCCTTTCCCAGCCAATCATTCGACTTCGCCGTGCTCAGCCAAACCTTGCAACAGGTGCGGCATCCGCATGTGATTTTGGAAGAAATGTTGCGTGTCGCCAACCGGGCTTTGGTGGTGGTGCCTAACTATGGGCATTGGCGTGTCCGTTGGAATCAATTGCTGTGGGGCCGCGCGCCGGTCTCCTCCTCGGAACGGTATCAGTGGTACAACACGCCAAATTTGCATTTGATGTCGATGCCCGATTTTCGCGATCTGGTGGACGTGGTAGAGGCGCGGATCGTCAAGGAGTTGGCCATTATCCGCGGCCGCGCCGTCGAACAGGCCTGGGCAGCTAATGTCCGTGCGGACAGTGCTGTGTACATTCTGGAACGTAAGTCGGCCGACGCGCATGCCCCAATGCCCTAA
- a CDS encoding MotA/TolQ/ExbB proton channel family protein, with product MNPLTAALGNLSALSTFIIAVACAVHVVFFILLWIWFRRDLKKIAASLDEFTRGLKHRSLFDGTSHLSDQIEAFLADVDEVLQDPNGDADRRMLISRINVLDERRRYLQSMAFETSYNICRTMIEAYALAGVLGTILAIGAALQTGGDANTVGAIVSRFGDAIWSTFAGLSAGILLMFLNSVLETRFERLAENREHVRDTIVRAKRELSLVPEEPA from the coding sequence ATGAACCCATTGACGGCTGCCCTCGGTAATCTCTCCGCCCTGTCGACGTTCATCATCGCAGTTGCCTGCGCGGTGCACGTTGTGTTTTTCATATTGTTGTGGATCTGGTTTCGCCGCGACCTCAAAAAAATTGCCGCCTCCCTAGATGAATTCACACGAGGCCTCAAACACCGCAGTCTCTTCGACGGCACCAGCCATCTTTCCGATCAGATTGAAGCCTTTCTGGCGGATGTCGATGAGGTGTTGCAGGACCCCAATGGCGATGCGGACCGGCGGATGTTGATTTCGCGGATCAACGTCCTGGATGAACGCCGACGGTATTTACAATCGATGGCGTTTGAAACCTCCTACAACATCTGCCGCACAATGATTGAAGCCTATGCGTTGGCGGGCGTGTTGGGCACGATTCTCGCCATCGGTGCCGCCCTGCAAACCGGTGGGGATGCCAACACCGTGGGCGCAATCGTCAGCCGCTTCGGCGACGCGATTTGGTCGACCTTCGCCGGACTCTCAGCCGGAATCTTGCTGATGTTCTTAAACAGTGTCCTGGAAACGCGGTTCGAACGTCTGGCGGAAAATCGTGAACATGTGCGGGACACCATCGTCCGCGCCAAACGCGAACTCTCGCTCGTGCCGGAGGAGCCGGCATGA